Proteins from one Triplophysa dalaica isolate WHDGS20190420 chromosome 6, ASM1584641v1, whole genome shotgun sequence genomic window:
- the emc3 gene encoding ER membrane protein complex subunit 3: MAEPELLLDSNIRLWVVLPIVFITFLVGVIRHYVSILLQSDKKLTLEQVSDSQVLIRSRVLRENGKYIPKQSFLMRKFYFNNQEDGFFKKTKRKVVPPSPMTDPSMLTDMMKGNVTNVLPMILIGGWINWTFSGFVTTKVPFPLTLRFKPMLQQGIELLSLDASWVSSASWYFLNVFGLRSMYSLILGQDNGADQSRIMQEQMSGAAMAMPADTNKAFKAEWEALELTDHQWALETVEEDLMSKDLDLTGMFSKELPTGIF, translated from the exons atggctgaGCCTGAGCTCCTCCTGGACTCCAATATTCGCCTTTGGGTTGTGCTGCCTATTGTATTCATCACTTTTCTGGTTGGAGTGATACGGCATTATGTCTCGATTCTGTTGCAGAGTGACAAGAAGCTCACCTTAGAACAGGTTTCAGACAG TCAGGTTCTCATCAGGAGCAGAGTTTTACGAGAAAATGGAAAATACATTCCTAAACAG TCTTTCTTGATGAGAAAGTTTTACTTCAATAATCAAGAGGATGGGTTTTTTAAGAAGACTAAAAGAAAGGTAGTTCCACCCTCTCCAATGACTG ATCCCAGCATGTTGACAGACATGATGAAAGGCAATGTGACAAATGTCCTGCCTATGATCCTTATTGGTGGATGGATTAACTGGACCTTCTCTGGCTTTGTCACAA CAAAGGTACCATTTCCTCTCACACTCCGCTTCAAGCCAATGCTTCAGCAGGGAATTGAGTTGCTCTCACTAGATGCATCCTG GGTGAGCTCTGCATCTTGGTATTTCTTGAATGTCTTTGGTCTCCGAAGCATGTATTCATTAATCCTTGGACAAGACAATG GTGCCGATCAGTCTCGAATCATGCAGGAGCAAATGAGTGGTGCTGCGATGGCAATGCCTGCAGACACAAACAAAGCATTCAAG GCTGAATGGGAGGCATTAGAGTTGACTGACCACCAGTGGGCCTTAGAGACTGTAGAGGAGGACCTAATGAGTAAGGACTTGGACCTGACAGGAATGTTCAGCAAAGAATTGCCAACAGGCATCTTCTAA
- the sec61a1b gene encoding protein transport protein Sec61 subunit alpha-like 2, with the protein MGIKFLEVIKPFCAVLPEIQKPERRIQFREKVLWTAITLFIFLVCCQIPLFGIMSSDSADPFYWMRVILASNRGTLMELGISPIVTSGLIMQLLAGAKIIEVGDTPKDRALFNGAQKLFGMIITIGQAIVYVMTGMYGDPSEMGAGICLLIIIQLFVAGLIVLLLDELLQKGYGLGSGISLFIATNICETIVWKAFSPTTVNTGRGTEFEGSIIALFHLLATRTDKVRALREAFYRQNLPNLLNLIATVFVFAVVIYFQGFRVDLPIKSARYRGQYNTYPIKLFYTSNIPIILQSALVSNLYVISQMLSTRFSGNFLVNLLGTWSDSSGGGPARAYPVGGLCYYLSPPESFGTVLDDPVHAVIYIIFMLGSCAFFSKTWIEVSGSSAKDVAKQLKEQQMVMRGHRETSMVHELNRYIPTAAAFGGLCIGGLSVMADFLGAIGSGTGILLAVTIIYQYFEIFVKEQSEMGSMGALLF; encoded by the exons ATGGGCA TTAAATTCTTGGAAGTGATCAAGCCATTTTGTGCTGTTTTACCCGAGATCCAGAAACCAGAGAGGAGG ATTCAGTTCAGAGAAAAAGTGCTATGGACCGCGATCACCTTATTCATATTTCTGGTGTGCTGCCAG ATTCCTCTTTTTGGTATCATGTCTTCAGATTCCGCCGACCCATTTTACTGGATGAGAGTCATCCTGGCATCCAACAGAG gtaCTCTGATGGAGTTGGGTATCTCTCCCATTGTGACCTCTGGTTTGATAATGCAGCTGCTTGCTGGAGCTAAAATCATTGAGGTTGGAGACACGCCTAAAGACAGAGCACTCTTCAATGGAGCTCAGAAAC TTTTTGGCATGATCATCACCATTGGTCAAGCTATTGTCTATGTGATGACTGGGATGTATGGAGACCCTTCAGAGATGGGTGCTGGAATCTGCCTTCTCATCATCATCCAG TTGTTTGTGGCAGGTTTGATTGTGTTGCTGCTGGATGAGTTGCTTCAGAAGGGTTACGGATTGGGATCCGGTATCTCTCTCTTCATCGCCACCAACATCTGTGAGACCATCGTATGGAAAGCATTCAGCCCAACAACAGTCAACACTGGAAGAG GTACTGAGTTTGAGGGGTCAATTATTGCTCTGTTCCACCTGCTGGCCACTCGTACCGATAAAGTGCGAGCCCTGAGAGAGGCCTTCTACAGACAGAACCTGCCTAACCTCCTGAACCTCATCGCTACGGTCTTCGTCTTTGCTGTGGTCATATACTTCCAG GGCTTCAGAGTCGACCTCCCCATTAAATCTGCACGTTATCGTGGCCAGTACAACACGTATCCCATCAAGCTTTTCTACACCTCCAACATTCCCATCATCCTGCAGTCGGCACTGGTGTCCAACCTCTACGTCATCTCTCAGATGCTCTCCACTCGCTTCAGCGGGAACTTCCTGGTCAACCTGCTGGGGACTTGGTCT GATTCCTCAGGCGGAGGTCCAGCACGTGCCTACCCTGTAGGTGGTCTGTGCTACTACCTCTCTCCCCCAGAATCATTCGGCACAGTTTTGGATGATCCGGTCCACGCtgtcatttacattatatttatgcTGGGATCTTGCGCATTCTTCTCCAAGACATGGATTGAAGTATCTGGATCATCAGCCAAAGAT GTTGCCAAACAGCTGAAAGAACAGCAGATGGTTATGAGGGGACACAGAGAAACCTCTATGGTTCATGAACTCAACAG GTACATCCCAACAGCAGCTGCCTTTGGAGGTCTTTGTATAGGAGGCCTCTCCGTCATGGCCGACTTCCTTGGAGCGATAGGATCCGGAACTGGAATCCTATTAGCCGTGACCATCATCTATCAGTACTTTGAGATCTTTGTCAAGGAACAGAGTGAAATGGGCAGTATGGGTGCTCTCCTGTTTTAA
- the ip6k2a gene encoding inositol hexakisphosphate kinase 2a has translation MSPAIEGMQTEQQGYLGKGVLLEPFVHQVGGHSCVLRFGEQTICKPLIPREHQFYKSLPAAMRKFTPQYRGEVSVSFEEDEEGNLCLIAYPLHSELGHLENVDLSADLEPKNKMKWVSKMLLDNEGHSKDRSRISRKEKDKSVKREEEFERLKQAEVFYYSLERSNASGPQLKHNPWSLKCHQQHLQRMKENAKHRNQYKFILLENLTWRYTVPCVLDLKMGTRQHGDDASEEKKALHIRKCQQSTSASIGVRLCGMQVYHSDTGQLMFMNKYHGRKLTLSGFKEAIYQFFHDGRRLRQELLSPVLRRLQEMQAALEACESYRFFSSSLLIIYDGDPPRSRHSPEDGLSEEEEEEEEGGAYGFPHGAGAASGSSGVVRRLPRADSGPVVDVRMIDFAHTTCRHYGEDSVIHEGQDSGYIFGLENLITIISELEDHSTD, from the exons ATGAGCCCGGCCATCGAGGGAATGCAGACAGAGCAGCAGGGGTATTTGGGCAAAGGGGTGCTGCTTGAGCCCTTCGTACATCAAGTTGGGGGACACTCGTGTGTGCTCCGTTTCGGGGAGCAGACGATATGCAAGCCCCTAATCCCCCGAGAGCACCAGTTTTACAAGAGCCTCCCTGCGGCTATGCGAAAGTTTACACCGCAATATAGAG gcGAGGTGTCTGTGAGTTTCGAGGAAGATGAGGAAGGGAATTTGTGTCTTATTGCCTACCCGCTGCACAGTGAGCTCGGGCATCTGGAGAACGTGGACCTCTCGGCTGACCTGgagcccaaaaataaaatgaaatgggtCAGTAAGATGCTGCTGGACAACGAGGGCCACAGCAAAGACAGATCCAGAATTTCTAGAAAAGAGAAGGACAAAAG TGTAAAACGTGAGGAGGAGTTTGAACGGCTCAAGCAGGCTGAAGTCTTCTACTACAGCCTGGAGAGAAGCAACGCTTCTGGCCCTCAGCTCAAGCACAACCCATGGAGCCTCAAGTGCCACCAACAACATCTGCAGCGGATGAAGGAGAACGCGAAACATCGTAACCAATACA AATTCATCCTGTTGGAGAACCTTACGTGGCGTTACACGGTTCCATGCGTGCTGGATCTTAAGATGGGCACCAGGCAGCACGGTGATGACGCATCCGAGGAGAAGAAGGCCCTACATATCCGCAAGTGTCAGCAGAGTACATCAGCCAGTATAGGAGTGCGACTCTGTGGCATGCAG GTCTACCATTCGGACACAGGGCAGCTTATGTTCATGAATAAGTACCACGGCCGTAAACTGACCCTGTCTGGCTTTAAAGAGGCAATCTATCAGTTCTTCCACGACGGGAGGCGTCTGAGGCAGGAACTCCTGTCACCGGTCCTGCGCCGACTGCAAGAAATGCAGGCGGCTCTGGAAGCCTGCGAAAGCTATCGCTTTTTCTCCAGCTCTCTCCTGATCATCTATGACGGAGACCCCCCGAGGTCCCGCCACTCTCCGGAGGATGGGCTCTcggaagaggaagaagaggaggaagagggcggTGCTTACGGTTTCCCTCACGGCGCAGGTGCAGCTAGCGGCAGCTCCGGAGTGGTGCGACGCCTACCCAGGGCAGACAGCGGGCCAGTGGTGGACGTGCGTATGATAGACTTTGCCCATACCACGTGTCGCCATTACGGGGAGGACAGTGTTATTCACGAGGGCCAGGATAGTGGTTACATATTCGGCTTGGAGAACCTCATAACCATCATTTCCGAACTAGAAGATCACAGCACAGACTAA